The stretch of DNA CGCCCGCTCCGCTCCTATGGTGGTCGCCGGACCGTGCCCCGGGACGACCACTGTCGCGTCGGGATACGGCAGGAGGCGCTTGCGAATCGAGTTCAGGATCAGATCCATGTCCCCTCCCCAAAGATCGGTTCTCCCGATGCTTCCGCAGAACAGGGTGTCGCCCGAAAGGATGTAGGCGGGCTTCGCCGCGTCATTCGGTCCGGACTCCGACACGGCGAGGCAGAGACTGCCGGGGGAGTGGCCGGGGGTGTGGAGGATCTTCCCCCGCAGGGCGCCGATCCGCAGGGTCTCGCCGTCTTGCACTTCCCGGCCGATCTCGGCCGTCTCGATCTTGGGCAGGCCGAAGAGCTGGGCCTGCAGCTCGGCGTGATCGTAGAGATACCTGTCCCCGGGATGCAGCAGGACCGGCGCGCCTGTCGACCTGGCCACTGCGCATGTCGCCCCGAGATGGTCC from Candidatus Eisenbacteria bacterium encodes:
- a CDS encoding MBL fold metallo-hydrolase, which gives rise to MIIETLSVGLLQCNCTVLGCGETRRALVIDPGDEADRILDVIGRHKLTVEAILQTHAHLDHLGATCAVARSTGAPVLLHPGDRYLYDHAELQAQLFGLPKIETAEIGREVQDGETLRIGALRGKILHTPGHSPGSLCLAVSESGPNDAAKPAYILSGDTLFCGSIGRTDLWGGDMDLILNSIRKRLLPYPDATVVVPGHGPATTIGAERATNPFLAP